From one Erythrobacter sp. HKB08 genomic stretch:
- the pheT gene encoding phenylalanine--tRNA ligase subunit beta, which translates to MKFSLTWLKDHLETDASAAEISAALNAIGIEVEGFEDPADTLAGFRVAKVLTADRHPDADKLQVLTVDTGEGDPLQVVCGAPNARAGMKGVLGLPGAVVPANGMQLRKSAIRGVESNGMMCSVRELELGDEHDGIIELPEDAPVGTSFAEYRGASPVFDVAITPNRPDCMGVYGIARDLAAAGLGTLKPIAFPKFEAQGACPVEIRTDDPEGCPAFYGRVIRGLTNGASPDWLQQRLLSAGQRPISLLVDLTNYLMLAYGRPAHAYDLAKLTGAVVARRAKDGEQVLALNEKTYTLDETMTVIADDSGVHDIAGIMGGEHSGCSDETTDVLLEIAYFDPDRIGATGRKLGLTSDARTRFERGVDPAFLQDGLDLLTGLIVELAGGEASEAVQAGSPPSEPKVVAFDPALTAKIGGVEIDEDEQQRILQSLDFTVDAGAKPWSVTVPLRRHDVEGAADLVEEVVRIHGLDKVESVPLSRVDGVARPTATREQLVERRLRRAAAASGLDEAVTWSFLPTADAEHFAEDGQKLWVLDNPISEDMKAMRPSLVPGLLAAAKRNADRGAAGSRLFEIGRRYFRNADGSSDEKPTLGVVLAGEKAQRAWATGKPVGFDAYDAKAVAETLLAEAGAPVDKLMVMGDAGPQFHPGQSATLRLGPKNVLARFGALHPATLKAFDIDGPVVAVEIFLDAIPARKGGNQFARPHYAPPALQAIMRDFAFLVPADLAANDLLRAVSGADKQHIVDARVFDVFAGQGVPEGHKSVAIEVTLQPGQKSFKDAEIKAISDKIVASATKLGATLRG; encoded by the coding sequence ATGAAGTTCTCGCTCACCTGGCTGAAGGACCACCTCGAAACCGACGCTTCGGCGGCGGAGATTTCGGCTGCGCTCAACGCGATCGGCATCGAAGTCGAGGGTTTCGAAGACCCCGCCGACACGCTGGCCGGCTTCCGCGTGGCGAAGGTCCTCACCGCCGACCGGCATCCCGATGCCGACAAGCTGCAGGTCCTCACCGTCGATACCGGTGAAGGCGACCCGCTGCAGGTCGTATGCGGTGCGCCCAATGCGCGCGCCGGGATGAAAGGCGTGCTCGGCCTGCCGGGCGCGGTGGTTCCGGCCAACGGAATGCAGCTGCGCAAGAGCGCGATCCGCGGTGTCGAATCGAACGGCATGATGTGTTCGGTCCGCGAACTCGAACTGGGTGACGAGCACGACGGAATCATCGAATTGCCGGAAGACGCGCCGGTCGGGACGAGCTTCGCCGAGTACCGCGGCGCTTCACCCGTATTCGACGTCGCGATCACGCCGAACCGCCCGGACTGCATGGGCGTCTACGGCATAGCGCGCGACCTCGCGGCAGCAGGGCTTGGCACGCTCAAGCCGATCGCCTTTCCGAAGTTCGAGGCGCAGGGCGCTTGCCCGGTCGAAATCCGCACCGACGATCCGGAAGGTTGCCCGGCGTTCTACGGCCGCGTGATCAGGGGCCTGACGAACGGCGCTTCGCCCGACTGGCTCCAGCAGCGCCTGCTGAGCGCGGGCCAGCGGCCGATTTCGCTGCTGGTCGATCTCACCAACTACCTCATGCTCGCCTATGGCCGTCCGGCGCATGCCTACGATCTTGCCAAGCTGACCGGCGCGGTGGTCGCCCGCCGTGCGAAGGATGGCGAGCAGGTGCTGGCGCTCAACGAGAAAACCTACACGCTCGACGAGACCATGACCGTGATCGCCGACGACAGCGGCGTGCACGATATCGCCGGCATCATGGGCGGCGAGCATTCGGGCTGCAGCGACGAGACGACCGACGTGCTGCTCGAGATCGCCTATTTCGATCCCGACCGCATCGGGGCGACCGGGCGCAAGCTCGGCCTGACTTCCGATGCGCGCACGCGTTTCGAGCGCGGCGTCGACCCGGCATTCCTGCAGGACGGTCTCGACCTCCTGACCGGGCTCATCGTCGAGCTGGCAGGCGGCGAGGCGAGCGAGGCCGTTCAGGCCGGTTCCCCGCCGAGCGAGCCGAAGGTCGTCGCTTTCGACCCGGCGCTGACCGCGAAGATCGGCGGCGTCGAGATTGACGAGGACGAGCAGCAGCGCATCCTCCAATCGCTCGATTTCACCGTCGATGCGGGCGCGAAGCCGTGGTCGGTCACCGTGCCGCTGCGTCGCCACGACGTCGAAGGCGCGGCCGACCTGGTCGAGGAAGTCGTGCGCATCCACGGCCTCGACAAGGTCGAAAGCGTGCCGCTTTCGCGCGTCGATGGCGTCGCCCGCCCGACTGCCACGCGCGAACAGCTCGTCGAGCGGCGCCTGCGCCGTGCGGCTGCGGCAAGCGGCCTCGACGAAGCGGTCACCTGGTCCTTCCTGCCGACTGCCGATGCAGAGCATTTCGCCGAGGACGGCCAGAAGCTCTGGGTGCTCGACAACCCGATCAGCGAGGACATGAAGGCCATGCGCCCCTCGCTCGTTCCCGGACTGCTCGCGGCCGCCAAGCGCAATGCCGACCGAGGCGCCGCAGGCTCGCGCCTGTTCGAGATCGGTCGCCGCTATTTCCGCAATGCCGATGGCTCGAGTGACGAGAAACCGACGCTCGGCGTCGTGCTAGCAGGCGAGAAGGCGCAGCGGGCATGGGCCACCGGCAAACCGGTCGGTTTCGATGCCTATGACGCGAAGGCCGTCGCCGAAACGCTGCTGGCGGAAGCCGGCGCACCGGTCGACAAGCTAATGGTCATGGGCGACGCCGGACCGCAGTTCCACCCGGGCCAGTCGGCGACGCTTCGCCTCGGCCCGAAGAACGTGCTCGCGCGCTTCGGGGCGCTGCATCCGGCAACGCTCAAGGCGTTCGACATCGACGGCCCCGTCGTCGCGGTCGAAATCTTCCTCGACGCGATCCCGGCGCGCAAGGGCGGCAACCAGTTCGCCCGTCCGCATTACGCGCCGCCTGCGCTCCAGGCGATCATGCGCGACTTCGCCTTCCTCGTACCGGCAGACCTCGCCGCCAACGACCTGCTGCGCGCCGTGAGCGGCGCGGACAAGCAGCACATCGTCGATGCGCGCGTGTTCGACGTCTTTGCAGGCCAGGGCGTGCCCGAAGGTCACAAGTCGGTCGCGATCGAAGTCACGCTCCAGCCGGGTCAGAAGAGCTTCAAGGATGCCGAGATCAAGGCGATCTCCGACAAGATCGTCGCTTCGGCGACCAAGCTCGGCGCGACACTACGCGGATGA
- a CDS encoding SDR family NAD(P)-dependent oxidoreductase: MKTAFVTGATAGIGEATVRALVANGWRCVATGRRKERLDALVAELGSDKVHPCVFDVRDEAAMDAAIAGLPEDFAGIDLLVNNAGLAQGLSPAQEANLDDWQTMIDTNVTAMVKLTRKLLPVLIERKGAIIAIGSVAGSYIYPGGNVYAGSKAFANHFTLALRADLHGTGVRVTSIEPGMVETEFTLVRTGSQEASDNLYRGADPMTGEDIANTILWIAQLPPHLNINRIELMPVSQDFAGFRVARD, from the coding sequence ATGAAGACCGCTTTCGTCACCGGAGCCACTGCAGGCATTGGCGAGGCCACCGTTCGCGCGCTGGTCGCGAATGGCTGGCGCTGCGTTGCGACAGGGCGGCGCAAGGAGAGGCTCGATGCACTCGTCGCCGAATTGGGGTCGGATAAGGTCCACCCCTGCGTCTTCGACGTGCGCGACGAAGCGGCGATGGATGCGGCGATTGCCGGCCTGCCCGAAGATTTTGCCGGGATCGACCTGCTGGTGAACAATGCGGGTCTCGCGCAGGGCCTTTCGCCCGCGCAGGAGGCCAACCTCGACGACTGGCAGACCATGATCGACACCAATGTCACGGCCATGGTCAAGCTGACGCGCAAGCTCTTGCCCGTGCTGATCGAGCGCAAGGGCGCAATCATCGCGATCGGCTCGGTCGCGGGCAGCTACATCTATCCCGGCGGCAACGTCTATGCCGGGTCGAAAGCCTTCGCGAACCACTTTACGCTCGCCTTGCGCGCGGACCTCCACGGCACCGGCGTGCGGGTGACGAGCATCGAGCCGGGCATGGTGGAAACCGAGTTCACCCTGGTCCGCACGGGAAGCCAGGAGGCCTCCGACAACCTCTATCGCGGCGCCGACCCGATGACGGGCGAGGACATTGCGAATACCATCCTGTGGATCGCGCAGCTGCCGCCGCATCTCAACATCAACCGTATCGAGCTGATGCCCGTGAGCCAGGACTTCGCCGGCTTCCGCGTCGCTCGCGACTGA
- a CDS encoding peptide chain release factor 3, which translates to MTSNRRTFAIISHPDAGKTTLTEKLLLQGGAIHLAGEVKARGAARRARSDWMKIEQQRGISVTSSVMTFEKEYDGEKITFNLLDTPGHEDFSEDTYRTLTAVDSAIMVIDAAKGIEPQTRKLFEVCRLRSVPIITFVNKVDREGRDPFETLDEVADMLALDVSPQSWPIGMGGQFEGILDFATGDISRPEGGSKEFLGKRDSDPVPEQWAEQVELAQIGYPEFDLEAYRNGDLTPVYFGSALKNFGVEELIDAIAKYAPPPRPQPAGEEQVSPERDEVTGFIFKVQANMDPNHRDRIAFMRQVSGTFKRGMKLTPSGLGKPIAIHSPILFFAQDREIADTAEAGDIIGIPNHGTLRVGDTLSEKNQLRFTGLPNFAPEILRRVVLKDPTKTKQLRKALDDLSEEGVIQVFYPEIGGQWIVGVVGQLQLDVLISRLSAEYKVEAALEAAPFATARWIKGTGEALRQFEEFNRANLARDRDGDLVFMAKSPWDVGYQEEKNPELKFSATKER; encoded by the coding sequence ATGACTTCCAATCGCCGCACTTTCGCGATCATTTCGCACCCCGACGCCGGTAAGACCACGCTGACCGAGAAGCTGCTGCTGCAGGGCGGCGCGATCCATCTCGCAGGCGAGGTCAAGGCGCGCGGTGCCGCGCGGCGCGCGCGTTCGGACTGGATGAAGATCGAGCAGCAGCGCGGCATCTCGGTCACCTCCTCGGTGATGACCTTCGAGAAGGAATATGACGGTGAGAAGATCACCTTCAACCTGCTCGATACGCCGGGGCACGAAGACTTTTCCGAAGATACCTATCGCACGCTGACCGCGGTCGATTCCGCCATCATGGTGATCGACGCGGCCAAGGGTATCGAGCCGCAGACGCGCAAGCTGTTCGAGGTATGCCGCCTGCGCAGCGTGCCGATCATCACCTTCGTCAACAAGGTCGACCGCGAAGGCCGCGATCCGTTCGAGACGCTCGACGAAGTGGCCGACATGCTCGCGCTCGACGTCAGCCCGCAGAGCTGGCCGATCGGCATGGGCGGGCAGTTCGAGGGCATTCTCGACTTCGCGACCGGCGACATCAGCCGCCCGGAAGGCGGGTCGAAGGAATTCCTCGGCAAGCGCGATAGCGATCCGGTGCCCGAACAGTGGGCCGAGCAGGTCGAACTGGCGCAGATCGGCTATCCCGAATTCGACCTCGAGGCCTATCGTAATGGCGACCTCACCCCGGTCTATTTCGGCTCGGCCCTGAAGAACTTCGGCGTCGAGGAACTGATCGACGCGATTGCCAAATATGCTCCGCCGCCGCGTCCGCAGCCTGCTGGCGAGGAACAGGTCAGCCCGGAACGCGACGAGGTGACCGGCTTCATCTTCAAGGTGCAGGCCAACATGGACCCGAACCACCGCGACCGCATCGCGTTCATGCGCCAGGTTTCGGGGACCTTCAAACGCGGCATGAAGCTGACGCCTTCGGGCCTCGGCAAGCCGATCGCGATCCACTCGCCGATCCTCTTCTTCGCGCAGGACCGCGAAATCGCCGACACGGCGGAGGCGGGCGACATCATCGGCATTCCGAACCACGGCACGCTGCGCGTCGGCGATACGCTGAGCGAGAAAAACCAGCTGCGCTTCACCGGCCTGCCGAACTTCGCGCCGGAAATCCTGCGCCGCGTCGTGCTCAAGGACCCGACCAAGACCAAGCAGCTGAGGAAGGCGCTCGACGACCTGTCCGAGGAAGGCGTCATCCAGGTCTTCTATCCCGAGATCGGCGGGCAGTGGATCGTCGGCGTCGTCGGGCAGCTGCAGCTCGACGTGCTGATCTCGCGCCTCTCGGCAGAGTACAAGGTCGAGGCCGCGCTCGAAGCCGCGCCCTTCGCAACCGCGCGCTGGATCAAGGGTACGGGCGAGGCGCTGCGCCAGTTCGAGGAATTCAACCGCGCCAACCTTGCACGCGACCGCGACGGCGACCTCGTCTTCATGGCGAAATCGCCGTGGGACGTCGGCTACCAGGAAGAAAAGAACCCCGAGCTCAAGTTCTCCGCGACGAAGGAACGGTGA
- a CDS encoding pyridoxamine 5'-phosphate oxidase family protein, with protein sequence MADFFDTLNADHEAMIAQQPVFFVATAAQDARINLSPKGYDAFRILAPDRVAYLDLGGSGNETNAHLMADGRITIMFCNFQQPALILRIYGRGRAVLPADPEWDTLAAHFTLLPGTRQIFDISVESVQTSCGYGVPLMTLDKERETLTKYHARSDPDEWAEKYSQRDTSIDGLPARPTDRFIAGDAGTGRG encoded by the coding sequence ATGGCCGATTTCTTCGATACGCTGAACGCCGATCACGAAGCGATGATCGCGCAGCAGCCGGTGTTCTTCGTGGCGACGGCTGCGCAGGATGCACGGATCAATCTCAGCCCCAAGGGCTATGACGCCTTCCGCATCCTGGCGCCGGACAGGGTCGCCTATCTCGATCTCGGCGGGTCGGGCAACGAGACCAATGCGCACCTGATGGCCGACGGGCGCATCACCATCATGTTCTGCAATTTCCAGCAGCCCGCGCTGATCCTGCGCATCTATGGCAGGGGCCGGGCGGTGCTGCCGGCGGATCCGGAGTGGGATACGCTCGCCGCGCATTTCACCCTGCTGCCCGGTACGCGCCAGATCTTCGACATATCGGTCGAGAGCGTGCAAACGAGCTGCGGCTACGGCGTCCCGCTGATGACCTTGGACAAGGAGCGCGAGACTCTGACCAAGTATCACGCGCGAAGCGATCCCGACGAATGGGCGGAGAAATATTCGCAGCGCGATACCAGCATCGACGGATTGCCCGCCCGACCGACCGATCGCTTCATCGCGGGCGATGCGGGAACCGGTCGGGGCTGA
- a CDS encoding endonuclease/exonuclease/phosphatase family protein: MRLKFASYNIHKSVGTDGKRDADRIVTVLREVDADIIALQESDYRFGQRASTIPRAMLDDTPWKAAPVAKRRRSLGWHGNALLVRRTFDVLSSEPMELPTLEPRGAVRCDLDVGGLRVRVVGMHLDLSGLRRRDQIHAVLDHVGECDPPCPTVLMGDFNQWGTRTGAMQAFGDHWHVLDTGRSFPSRQPIARLDRIVTSPEWGCLEQHVHHSAMATRASDHLPIVAELELPEFSSLTEN; this comes from the coding sequence GTGCGCCTGAAGTTCGCCAGCTACAATATTCACAAGTCCGTCGGCACCGACGGCAAGCGCGATGCCGACCGGATCGTCACCGTCCTGCGCGAAGTCGATGCGGACATCATCGCATTGCAGGAATCGGACTATCGCTTCGGCCAGCGGGCGAGCACGATCCCGCGCGCCATGCTCGACGACACGCCGTGGAAAGCGGCCCCGGTCGCCAAGCGTCGCCGCAGCCTCGGCTGGCATGGCAACGCGCTGCTGGTTCGGCGCACCTTCGACGTCCTTTCTTCCGAGCCTATGGAACTGCCCACGCTGGAGCCGCGCGGGGCGGTGCGGTGCGACCTCGATGTAGGGGGCTTGCGAGTGCGGGTGGTCGGGATGCATCTCGACCTCTCCGGCCTCAGGCGCCGGGACCAGATCCACGCCGTGCTCGACCACGTGGGTGAATGCGACCCGCCATGCCCCACGGTGCTGATGGGCGATTTCAACCAGTGGGGCACCCGGACGGGCGCGATGCAGGCCTTCGGCGACCATTGGCACGTGCTCGATACCGGACGCAGCTTTCCGAGCCGCCAGCCGATTGCGCGTCTCGACCGGATCGTCACCTCGCCGGAGTGGGGCTGCCTCGAACAGCACGTCCACCACAGCGCGATGGCGACACGCGCTTCGGACCATTTGCCCATCGTGGCCGAACTGGAACTGCCCGAATTTTCATCACTGACTGAAAATTAG
- a CDS encoding P-II family nitrogen regulator: MKYIIAIIKPFKLDEVREALSAIGVAGMTVSEVKGFGRQKGQTEIYRGAEYSTNMLPKVKLEIAAADAIADQVVETITQTASTESIGDGKIFVLDLASATRIRTAETGETAL, translated from the coding sequence ATGAAATACATCATCGCCATCATCAAACCATTCAAGCTCGACGAGGTCCGCGAGGCGCTGAGCGCTATCGGCGTCGCGGGCATGACCGTGTCCGAGGTCAAGGGCTTCGGGCGTCAGAAAGGCCAGACCGAGATTTATCGCGGGGCCGAATATTCGACCAACATGCTGCCGAAAGTGAAGCTCGAGATCGCCGCGGCCGATGCCATTGCGGACCAGGTCGTCGAGACGATCACGCAGACCGCCAGCACGGAAAGCATCGGCGACGGCAAGATCTTCGTCCTCGACCTCGCTTCCGCGACCCGCATTCGCACTGCCGAAACCGGCGAGACCGCGCTGTGA
- a CDS encoding ammonium transporter, with translation MIRKLAGVATGLGASLFVSTAALAQEVAEVAEAAPAVPNPGNNAWMMTATVLVMLMILPGLALFYGGLTRSKNMLSTMTQVGATACLAMIIWVMWGYSLAFGDTSYEGTLGLFISGGSYFLAGTDASSTAATFTDEVISKYVFISFQMTFAAITAALILGATAERMKFSAVMMFVPIWLTIVYFPIAHMVWAADGLLFVDGALDFAGGTVVHINAGVSGLVLAYLLGKRRGYPAEPMPPHSMTLTMVGTGLLWVGWFGFNAGSALEADGSAGLAMINTFVATAAGALTWMVIEKLAGHKGSALGFCSGVIAGLVAVTPAAGNSGPFGAILLGIVASAICYFAVAKAKAKFGYDDSLDAFGIHGVGGMVGAVGTAVVYQAFLGGPAGDDANALGTQLWIQIKGVLITIGWAGIGTLIAGYLVKLTIGLRVDEEAEVNGLDISEHGERAYN, from the coding sequence ATGATCCGCAAACTCGCAGGCGTGGCGACCGGTCTCGGCGCTTCGCTATTCGTATCGACCGCCGCTTTGGCGCAGGAAGTCGCCGAAGTGGCGGAGGCCGCACCGGCCGTTCCGAACCCGGGCAACAACGCCTGGATGATGACCGCCACGGTTCTCGTGATGCTCATGATCCTGCCGGGCCTTGCGCTGTTCTACGGCGGCCTGACGCGTTCGAAGAACATGCTTTCGACAATGACCCAGGTCGGCGCGACGGCCTGTCTCGCCATGATCATCTGGGTGATGTGGGGCTATTCGCTGGCGTTCGGCGATACCTCTTATGAAGGTACGCTGGGCCTCTTCATCAGCGGCGGGAGCTACTTCCTCGCCGGAACCGATGCGAGCAGCACCGCCGCGACCTTCACCGATGAAGTCATCAGCAAATACGTCTTCATCAGCTTCCAGATGACCTTCGCCGCGATCACCGCTGCACTCATCCTCGGCGCGACTGCCGAGCGCATGAAGTTCAGCGCGGTGATGATGTTCGTGCCGATCTGGCTGACCATCGTCTACTTCCCGATCGCGCACATGGTTTGGGCTGCCGATGGCCTGCTGTTTGTCGACGGTGCACTCGACTTCGCCGGCGGCACGGTGGTGCACATCAACGCCGGTGTCTCGGGCCTCGTCCTTGCCTACCTGCTCGGCAAGCGCCGCGGCTATCCGGCAGAGCCGATGCCGCCGCACTCGATGACGCTGACCATGGTCGGCACCGGCCTGCTGTGGGTGGGCTGGTTCGGCTTCAACGCCGGTTCCGCACTCGAAGCGGACGGTTCGGCCGGCCTCGCGATGATCAACACCTTCGTCGCTACCGCTGCCGGTGCGCTCACCTGGATGGTGATCGAGAAGCTGGCCGGTCACAAGGGTTCGGCTCTCGGCTTCTGTTCGGGCGTCATCGCCGGCCTCGTCGCCGTCACGCCTGCTGCCGGTAACAGCGGCCCGTTCGGCGCCATCCTGCTCGGCATCGTCGCTTCGGCCATCTGCTACTTCGCGGTCGCCAAGGCCAAGGCGAAGTTCGGCTACGACGACTCGCTCGACGCCTTCGGCATCCACGGTGTCGGCGGCATGGTCGGCGCAGTCGGCACCGCCGTCGTCTACCAGGCATTCCTGGGCGGACCGGCGGGCGACGACGCCAACGCGCTCGGCACGCAGCTCTGGATCCAGATCAAGGGCGTGCTCATCACGATCGGTTGGGCCGGGATCGGCACGCTGATCGCGGGCTACCTCGTCAAGCTGACCATCGGACTTCGCGTCGACGAAGAAGCCGAGGTCAACGGGCTCGACATCTCCGAACACGGAGAGCGCGCCTACAACTAA
- a CDS encoding TonB-dependent siderophore receptor gives MQSAIRKTCLASVSAFGISVLVASPAMAQSNTDQSAANNSRVDSPAIVVTGTRQADRSAADTVAPIDVVSGAELTNQADSDISNLLRVAVPSFNVNTQPISDAATLVRPANLRGLSPDNTLVLVNGKRMHRAAVIAFLGGGISDGSQGPDVSTIPAIAIKQLEVLRDGASSQYGSDAIAGVMNFILKDDAEGGMVTGKWGSTYEGDGDNYLIGLNVGLPITDAGFLNLSAEYGESDATSRSVQRDDAAALIAAGNTAVADPAQIWGQPNVNDDFKFFANFGIDLAPDITLYAFGNYAERNVDGGFFFRNPTNRAGVYRGPLVDPNTGFADPNGVASVLVGDLSINNTGDCPAGIPLTGTNGLIPDPTILAAVSADANCFSFVELFPGGFTPRFGGDLEDYSMAGGLRGQLFGGLDFDLSYRHGRNKVDFFIRNTINASLGPNTPTEFNPGGYSQTENVVNLDLGYNFQVGSGSVYVAAGAEYRDETFRIFAGDPASFELGPLAQPTAAYPFGQGFSTSSNGFGGFSNNAAGSSKEDNKAVYLDVEADLIEALTLQAAVRYEDTKSFGDTTTWKLGALYRLSDNFRLRGTYSTGFHVPTAGQANVINVTTQFSNGQLQDEGTFPLFSPAGLIVSDFIADTTANGGLGLPRPTLGPEEADSFTAGVAGDFGNVTFTLDYFNIKLKDRISRSSTINFTNALLYLADREGVMVTSTNTAGLLAELDAANVIDRNDFTGFEDLTSFAFFNNAFDTRTQGIDFVANARLDLTEAGRTQATLAINYTKTDVVDADPTISATRIRQLEENLPNWKGFFNLTHEEGPFRGLLRANYYGSFYEAHLDDGTLPIDAGSRVTFDAELGYEVIEGLELTVGAQNLLDTYPTRNPYAGIAGAEYTVTSPFGFNGGTYYIRARFQW, from the coding sequence ATGCAGTCAGCAATCCGCAAGACCTGTCTCGCCTCGGTTTCGGCGTTCGGCATCAGCGTGCTCGTCGCTTCACCGGCGATGGCGCAAAGCAACACGGACCAGAGCGCGGCGAACAACAGCCGCGTCGATAGCCCGGCCATCGTCGTAACCGGTACCCGCCAAGCCGATCGCTCGGCGGCAGACACCGTCGCACCGATCGATGTCGTCTCCGGTGCGGAGCTGACCAACCAGGCCGACAGCGACATCAGCAATTTGCTGCGCGTCGCGGTGCCTTCGTTCAACGTCAACACCCAACCGATTTCGGATGCGGCAACTCTCGTTCGTCCTGCGAACCTGCGTGGTCTCTCTCCCGACAACACGCTGGTCCTCGTCAACGGCAAGCGCATGCACCGTGCCGCGGTCATCGCTTTCCTCGGCGGCGGTATCTCGGACGGCTCGCAAGGCCCCGACGTTTCGACCATCCCGGCGATCGCCATCAAGCAGCTCGAAGTGCTACGTGACGGTGCATCCTCGCAATATGGTTCGGACGCCATCGCGGGCGTGATGAACTTCATCCTCAAGGACGATGCCGAAGGCGGCATGGTCACCGGCAAGTGGGGTTCCACCTACGAAGGTGACGGCGACAACTACCTCATCGGCCTCAATGTCGGCCTGCCGATCACCGATGCTGGCTTCCTCAACCTGAGCGCCGAATATGGCGAATCCGACGCGACCAGCCGTTCGGTCCAGCGCGACGATGCCGCGGCCCTGATCGCCGCCGGCAACACTGCCGTCGCCGACCCGGCGCAGATCTGGGGCCAGCCGAACGTCAACGACGACTTCAAGTTCTTCGCAAACTTCGGCATCGACCTCGCGCCCGACATCACGCTCTACGCTTTCGGCAACTATGCCGAGCGCAATGTCGACGGCGGCTTCTTCTTCCGCAACCCGACCAACCGCGCCGGCGTCTATCGCGGCCCGCTGGTCGATCCGAATACCGGTTTCGCCGATCCCAATGGCGTGGCCTCGGTGCTCGTCGGCGACCTGTCGATCAACAACACGGGCGATTGCCCGGCCGGCATTCCGCTGACCGGAACCAACGGGCTTATTCCGGATCCGACCATACTCGCAGCGGTTTCGGCGGACGCGAACTGCTTCTCCTTCGTGGAGCTGTTCCCCGGTGGTTTCACCCCGCGCTTCGGCGGCGATTTGGAAGATTACTCGATGGCGGGCGGCCTGCGCGGCCAGCTGTTTGGCGGTCTCGATTTCGACCTCAGCTACCGGCACGGCCGGAACAAGGTCGATTTCTTCATCCGCAACACGATCAACGCCTCGCTCGGCCCGAACACGCCGACCGAGTTCAACCCGGGCGGCTATTCGCAGACGGAAAACGTCGTGAACCTCGACCTCGGCTACAACTTCCAGGTCGGCAGCGGCAGCGTCTATGTCGCAGCCGGTGCGGAGTATCGTGACGAGACGTTCAGGATCTTCGCCGGCGACCCGGCATCGTTCGAACTCGGTCCGCTCGCGCAGCCGACCGCGGCCTATCCCTTCGGTCAGGGCTTCTCGACCAGCTCGAACGGCTTCGGCGGTTTCTCGAACAACGCAGCCGGCTCCAGCAAGGAAGACAACAAGGCGGTCTACCTCGACGTCGAGGCCGACCTGATCGAGGCACTGACGCTGCAGGCGGCGGTCCGCTACGAAGACACCAAGAGCTTCGGCGACACCACCACCTGGAAGCTCGGCGCGCTCTATCGCCTGTCGGACAACTTCCGCCTGCGCGGGACCTACTCGACCGGCTTCCACGTGCCGACCGCAGGGCAAGCTAACGTCATCAACGTCACCACGCAGTTCTCCAACGGGCAGCTGCAGGACGAAGGTACGTTCCCGCTGTTCAGCCCGGCCGGCCTGATCGTTTCCGACTTCATCGCGGACACGACTGCCAATGGCGGCCTCGGTCTCCCGCGCCCGACGCTCGGGCCGGAGGAAGCCGACAGCTTCACGGCAGGTGTCGCGGGCGACTTCGGCAACGTGACCTTCACGCTCGATTACTTCAACATCAAGCTGAAGGATCGCATCTCGCGTTCGTCGACCATCAACTTCACCAACGCGCTGCTGTATCTCGCGGACCGTGAAGGGGTGATGGTGACCTCGACGAACACGGCGGGCCTGCTGGCGGAACTCGATGCGGCGAATGTCATCGACCGCAACGACTTCACCGGCTTCGAGGACCTTACGTCCTTCGCCTTCTTCAACAATGCGTTCGATACGCGCACGCAGGGCATCGACTTCGTTGCCAACGCGCGCCTCGACCTGACCGAAGCAGGCCGGACGCAGGCGACGCTGGCGATCAACTACACCAAGACCGACGTGGTCGATGCCGACCCGACGATCTCGGCTACGCGTATCCGCCAGCTGGAAGAGAACCTCCCGAACTGGAAGGGCTTCTTCAACCTGACGCATGAAGAAGGGCCGTTCCGCGGCCTGCTTCGCGCCAACTACTACGGCAGCTTCTACGAAGCGCACCTCGACGATGGGACGCTTCCGATCGACGCAGGTTCGCGGGTCACCTTCGATGCCGAGCTCGGCTACGAAGTGATCGAAGGGCTGGAACTCACCGTCGGCGCCCAGAACCTGCTCGACACCTATCCGACCCGGAACCCCTATGCGGGCATCGCCGGTGCGGAATACACGGTGACCTCGCCCTTCGGCTTCAACGGGGGCACCTATTACATCCGCGCCCGCTTCCAGTGGTAA